From the Pseudomonas sp. SORT22 genome, one window contains:
- a CDS encoding PepSY domain-containing protein, translating into MSKPHISFYNLAWRWHFYAGLFVAPFMILLAITGIIYLFKPQLDPLLYRDLMVVEAGHHRHNADSLLQTVQQAYPKGQVSQYLPATASDRSAQFVVHNAGRELNVFVDPYSGQLLGEQDAKNNLQAVARALHGELMIGTTGDRLVELAAGWGVVLVVSGLYLWWPRGKRSAGVLWPRLNARGRLLWRDLHAVTGFWGAALLLLMLLSGMTWTGFWGKQYADLWNRFPAAMWNDVPQSDQQARALNSASRQTVPWAMENTPMPQSAAHAEHAGHSMGSSAPAAPQVSLQQIEELATTRRVEPGYSITLPTSAEGVYTIAVFADDPRNDATLHVDQYTGQVLVDVRWQDYSNVARATELGVMLHEGKMFGTLNQLMVLLICLMILLGSVSGLVMWWKRRPEGGLGVPPLRHDLPRWKTATVIMLILGAAFPLVGGSMLLVWLVDRYAQPLARTNPLT; encoded by the coding sequence ATGAGCAAACCGCACATATCCTTCTACAACCTGGCGTGGCGCTGGCATTTTTACGCCGGGTTGTTCGTCGCGCCGTTCATGATCCTGCTGGCGATCACCGGGATCATCTACCTGTTCAAGCCGCAGCTCGACCCATTGCTGTATCGCGACTTGATGGTGGTCGAGGCCGGGCATCACCGGCACAACGCCGACAGCCTGCTGCAAACGGTGCAGCAGGCTTACCCCAAGGGCCAGGTCAGCCAGTACCTGCCGGCAACCGCCAGTGATCGCAGTGCCCAGTTCGTGGTGCACAACGCTGGCCGTGAATTGAATGTGTTCGTCGACCCCTACAGCGGCCAGCTGCTCGGCGAACAGGACGCGAAAAACAACCTGCAGGCCGTGGCCCGTGCGCTGCACGGTGAACTGATGATCGGCACCACTGGCGATCGCCTGGTGGAACTGGCCGCCGGCTGGGGCGTGGTGCTGGTGGTCTCGGGACTGTACCTGTGGTGGCCGCGCGGCAAGCGCAGCGCCGGTGTGCTGTGGCCTCGCCTGAACGCCCGAGGACGCTTGCTGTGGCGCGACCTGCATGCGGTCACAGGCTTCTGGGGCGCGGCGCTGTTGTTGTTGATGCTGCTCAGCGGCATGACCTGGACCGGCTTCTGGGGCAAGCAGTACGCCGACCTGTGGAACCGTTTTCCGGCAGCAATGTGGAACGACGTGCCGCAGTCCGACCAGCAAGCCCGGGCGCTCAACAGCGCCAGCCGCCAGACCGTGCCCTGGGCCATGGAAAACACACCGATGCCGCAATCCGCCGCCCACGCCGAGCATGCCGGCCACAGCATGGGCTCCAGCGCCCCGGCGGCGCCGCAGGTCAGCCTGCAACAGATCGAAGAGCTGGCCACTACCCGCCGCGTCGAACCTGGCTACAGCATTACCCTGCCAACCAGTGCCGAAGGCGTGTACACCATTGCCGTGTTCGCCGACGACCCGCGCAACGACGCCACCTTGCATGTCGACCAGTACACCGGCCAGGTGCTGGTGGACGTACGCTGGCAGGATTACAGCAACGTCGCCCGGGCCACCGAGCTTGGGGTGATGCTCCACGAAGGCAAGATGTTCGGCACGCTGAACCAGCTTATGGTCCTGCTGATCTGCCTGATGATCCTGCTCGGCTCGGTCAGCGGCCTGGTGATGTGGTGGAAACGCCGCCCCGAAGGTGGCCTCGGTGTACCGCCGCTGCGCCATGACCTGCCGCGCTGGAAGACCGCGACCGTGATCATGCTGATTCTGGGGGCGGCCTTCCCGCTGGTGGGCGGCTCGATGCTGCTGGTGTGGCTGGTGGATCGTTATGCACAACCGCTGGCGCGGACAAATCCGCTAACATGA
- a CDS encoding ABC transporter ATP-binding protein codes for MSTLSISDLHWSPLGHGHCHHQFQLRDVELQVGAGEFVGLIGPNGSGKTSLLRCAYRFNKPERGQVRLGEHDLWQQSPRWCAQRIAVVLQEFPDAFGLNVEEVVAMGRTPHKGLFDGDSPADRQRVQDALQAVGLQGFDDHTFASLSGGEKQRVILARALVQQPQVLILDEPTNHLDPRYQLELLQQVRRLGIGTLASIHDLNLAAAFCDRLYVLDHGRIVASGTPDQVLTAELLQAVFGVQALIDRHPLADHPRLTWITQR; via the coding sequence ATGAGCACCCTGAGTATCAGCGACCTGCACTGGTCGCCCCTGGGCCACGGCCATTGCCACCACCAGTTCCAGCTGCGCGACGTCGAGTTGCAGGTCGGCGCCGGCGAGTTCGTCGGCCTGATCGGCCCCAATGGCAGCGGCAAGACCAGCCTGCTGCGCTGCGCCTACCGTTTCAACAAGCCGGAACGCGGCCAGGTGCGCCTGGGCGAGCATGACCTGTGGCAGCAGTCGCCGCGCTGGTGCGCCCAGCGTATCGCCGTGGTGCTGCAGGAGTTTCCCGATGCCTTCGGCCTGAATGTCGAGGAAGTCGTGGCCATGGGCCGCACGCCGCACAAAGGCCTGTTCGACGGCGACAGCCCAGCCGATCGCCAACGGGTCCAGGACGCCTTGCAGGCAGTCGGCCTGCAGGGCTTTGACGACCACACCTTCGCCAGCCTGTCCGGTGGCGAGAAACAGCGGGTGATCCTCGCCCGGGCTCTGGTCCAGCAACCGCAGGTGCTGATCCTCGACGAGCCGACCAATCACCTTGACCCGCGTTACCAGCTGGAGCTGCTGCAGCAGGTGCGGCGCCTGGGCATCGGCACCCTGGCGAGCATCCATGACCTGAACCTGGCGGCGGCCTTTTGCGATCGCCTGTACGTGCTCGACCACGGCCGCATCGTCGCCAGCGGCACGCCAGACCAGGTGCTGACCGCCGAATTGCTGCAGGCGGTGTTCGGCGTACAAGCGCTGATCGACCGCCACCCTCTGGCTGACCACCCTCGCCTTACCTGGATAACCCAGCGATGA
- a CDS encoding ABC transporter substrate-binding protein, protein MIRSILLLGLALLLASPGAFAEATQYPLTVQSCNRQVTFTKAPEHALSHDINMTQMMLALGLRSRMVGYSGVSGWKAVTPQLRKQLDGLPELAAKYPSVETLLNANVDFLFAGWDYGMRVGGDLTPQSLAPLGIPVYELTESCAFVMKRPAASLDDTYTDLRNLGRIFDVQARAEQLIGDMQARVAVVQQQLPAERPRVFLYDSGEDRAMTSGRLGMPEALITAAGGRNVLNDIEASWTRVNWESVVERNPEVIVIVDYGEVSAAQKQAFLEQHPALQSVEAIRNKRFVVIPYVAATPSLENVEAIETIAKSLHGA, encoded by the coding sequence ATGATTCGATCCATCCTGTTGCTCGGCCTGGCCTTGCTGCTGGCCAGCCCCGGCGCTTTCGCCGAGGCCACCCAATACCCGTTGACGGTGCAAAGCTGCAACCGCCAGGTGACTTTCACCAAGGCCCCGGAGCATGCCCTGAGCCACGACATCAACATGACCCAGATGATGCTCGCCCTCGGCCTGCGTTCGCGCATGGTCGGCTATAGCGGTGTCAGCGGCTGGAAGGCGGTCACCCCGCAGCTGCGCAAGCAACTCGACGGCCTACCGGAACTGGCGGCCAAGTACCCGTCGGTGGAAACCCTGCTCAACGCCAATGTCGACTTCCTGTTCGCCGGCTGGGACTACGGCATGCGCGTCGGCGGCGACCTCACCCCGCAAAGCCTGGCGCCGCTGGGCATCCCGGTGTACGAGCTGACTGAATCCTGCGCCTTTGTCATGAAGCGCCCGGCAGCCAGCCTCGACGACACCTACACCGACCTGCGCAACCTGGGCAGGATCTTCGACGTGCAGGCGCGTGCCGAGCAGTTGATCGGCGACATGCAAGCGCGCGTTGCCGTGGTCCAGCAGCAGTTGCCGGCCGAGCGTCCACGGGTGTTCCTCTACGACAGCGGTGAAGACCGGGCCATGACCTCCGGGCGCCTGGGCATGCCCGAGGCGCTGATCACCGCCGCCGGCGGGCGCAATGTGCTCAATGACATCGAAGCCAGCTGGACCCGGGTCAACTGGGAGAGCGTGGTCGAGCGCAACCCCGAGGTCATCGTCATCGTCGACTACGGCGAAGTCAGCGCCGCGCAGAAACAGGCATTCCTCGAACAGCATCCGGCCCTGCAATCGGTGGAGGCGATCCGCAACAAGCGCTTCGTGGTCATTCCCTACGTGGCGGCCACGCCGAGCCTTGAGAACGTCGAAGCCATCGAGACCATCGCCAAGAGCCTGCACGGCGCATGA
- a CDS encoding iron ABC transporter permease, producing MRSANSRQRLLLLALLALLLVSCVVSLGFGSAPVPVEVVWRVLLFKLFGVTPETPAWTTGQEHIVWLIRVPRMLLAALVGGGLAMIGAVLQAVTRNPLADPHLLGVTSGATLGAVLVVLHIGELLGVLTLPLAAFIGALCSMLLVLAIASRHGRLDSDRLLLCGVAVAFVMMAAANLLLFLGDHRASSAVMFWMLGGLGLARWELLPIPAISVLLGLALLLGMARSLNALMAGEQTAVTLGLNARKVRLLAFLICSLLTGVLVAISGSIGFVGLMVPHIARRLVGAEHSRLLPVCLLLGSLFLIWVDVAARTLISPEDLPIGIATAAIGGLFFIGLMRRR from the coding sequence ATGAGGTCGGCAAACTCCCGGCAGCGGTTGTTGCTGCTCGCGCTGTTGGCCCTGCTGCTGGTGTCCTGCGTGGTGTCCCTGGGCTTCGGCTCGGCACCGGTGCCGGTCGAGGTGGTGTGGCGCGTGCTGCTGTTCAAGCTGTTCGGCGTTACCCCCGAGACACCGGCGTGGACCACGGGCCAGGAACATATCGTCTGGCTGATCCGCGTGCCGCGCATGCTTCTGGCGGCGCTGGTGGGCGGAGGGCTGGCGATGATCGGCGCGGTGCTGCAGGCGGTGACGCGCAACCCGCTGGCCGACCCGCACTTGCTCGGCGTCACTTCCGGGGCAACCCTGGGTGCGGTACTGGTGGTGCTGCATATCGGCGAGCTGCTCGGCGTGCTGACCTTGCCCCTGGCCGCCTTTATCGGCGCGCTGTGCAGCATGCTGCTGGTGCTGGCCATTGCCAGCCGCCACGGCCGCCTGGACAGCGACCGCCTGCTGCTGTGCGGCGTGGCCGTGGCCTTTGTGATGATGGCGGCGGCCAACCTGCTGCTGTTTCTCGGTGACCACCGGGCAAGCTCGGCGGTGATGTTCTGGATGCTCGGCGGCCTGGGCCTGGCGCGCTGGGAGCTGCTGCCGATTCCGGCGATCAGCGTATTGCTCGGCCTGGCCTTGTTGCTGGGCATGGCCCGCTCGCTGAATGCGTTGATGGCCGGCGAGCAGACCGCCGTGACCCTCGGCCTGAACGCGCGCAAGGTGCGCCTGCTGGCGTTTCTGATCTGCTCGCTGCTGACCGGCGTGCTGGTGGCGATCAGCGGCTCGATCGGCTTTGTCGGCCTGATGGTGCCGCACATCGCCCGGCGCCTGGTCGGCGCCGAGCATAGCCGCCTGCTGCCGGTGTGCCTGCTGCTGGGCAGCCTGTTCCTGATCTGGGTCGACGTCGCCGCACGTACGCTGATTTCGCCCGAGGACCTGCCGATCGGCATCGCCACTGCCGCCATTGGCGGTCTGTTCTTTATCGGCCTGATGCGCCGACGTTGA
- the cycA gene encoding D-serine/D-alanine/glycine transporter has protein sequence MTANLPPQQPTPENHDHLQRSLSNRHIQLIAIGGAIGTGLFMGSGKTISLAGPSIIFVYMIIGFMLFFVMRAMGELLLSNLNYKSFIDFSADLLGPWAGYFTGWTYWFCWIITGIADVIAISAYSQFWFPDLPQWAPAIACVGLLLSLNLITVKMFGEIEFWFAMIKIIAIVALVGTGLYMVMAGFQSPAGRTADLANLWNDQGMFPHGLMGFFAGFQIAVFAFVGIELVGTTAAEAKNPERNLPRAINSIPIRIIVFYVLALITIMAVTPWRDVVPGKSPFVELFVLAGLPAAASIINFVVLTSAASSANSGVFSTSRMLFGLAQQGDAPKRFEQLSKRSVPASGLLFSCTCLLAGALLMYVIPDLVEAFTLVTTVSAILFMFVWSLILLSYLNYRKQRAALHQASKYKMPGGRLMCWVCLAFFAFILVLLSLEHDTRQALIVTPLWFVLLTVTYQFVRRNRQAQPEGLGSRQG, from the coding sequence ATGACCGCGAACCTGCCCCCGCAACAACCCACGCCGGAAAACCATGACCACCTGCAACGCAGCCTGTCCAACCGCCATATCCAGCTGATCGCCATCGGTGGCGCCATCGGTACCGGGCTGTTCATGGGCTCGGGCAAGACCATCAGCCTTGCCGGCCCGTCGATCATCTTCGTCTACATGATCATCGGCTTCATGCTGTTCTTCGTCATGCGCGCCATGGGCGAGTTGCTGCTATCGAACCTCAACTACAAGTCGTTCATCGATTTTTCGGCCGACCTGCTCGGGCCCTGGGCCGGCTACTTCACCGGCTGGACCTACTGGTTCTGCTGGATCATCACCGGCATCGCCGACGTCATCGCGATATCGGCCTATTCGCAGTTCTGGTTCCCCGACCTGCCGCAGTGGGCGCCGGCGATTGCCTGTGTCGGCCTGCTGCTGTCGCTGAACCTGATCACGGTGAAGATGTTCGGCGAGATCGAATTCTGGTTCGCCATGATCAAGATCATCGCCATCGTCGCCCTGGTCGGCACCGGCCTGTACATGGTCATGGCCGGCTTCCAGTCGCCGGCCGGACGCACCGCGGACCTTGCCAACCTGTGGAACGACCAGGGCATGTTCCCCCATGGCCTGATGGGCTTCTTTGCCGGTTTCCAGATTGCCGTGTTCGCCTTTGTCGGCATCGAACTGGTGGGCACCACCGCCGCCGAAGCGAAGAACCCGGAGCGCAACCTGCCACGGGCAATCAACTCGATCCCGATCCGCATCATCGTCTTCTACGTGCTGGCGCTGATCACCATCATGGCGGTGACGCCGTGGCGTGACGTGGTGCCGGGCAAGAGCCCGTTCGTGGAGCTGTTCGTGCTCGCCGGCCTGCCGGCGGCGGCCAGCATCATCAACTTCGTGGTGCTGACCTCGGCGGCCTCGTCGGCCAACAGCGGCGTATTCTCCACCAGCCGCATGCTCTTCGGCCTGGCCCAGCAGGGGGATGCACCCAAGCGTTTCGAGCAGTTGTCCAAGCGCAGCGTGCCGGCCAGCGGCCTGCTGTTCTCGTGCACCTGCCTGTTGGCCGGGGCGCTGCTGATGTACGTGATTCCGGACCTGGTCGAAGCCTTCACCCTGGTGACCACGGTGTCGGCGATCCTGTTCATGTTCGTCTGGTCGCTGATCCTGCTGTCGTACCTGAACTACCGCAAACAGCGCGCCGCGCTGCACCAAGCCTCGAAGTACAAGATGCCTGGCGGGCGCCTGATGTGCTGGGTGTGCCTGGCGTTCTTCGCCTTCATCCTGGTGCTGCTGAGCCTCGAGCACGACACCCGCCAGGCGCTGATCGTCACGCCGTTGTGGTTCGTGCTGCTGACCGTCACTTACCAGTTTGTGCGGCGCAATCGTCAGGCCCAGCCCGAAGGCCTCGGCTCGCGCCAGGGCTGA
- the urtA gene encoding urea ABC transporter substrate-binding protein, translated as MKRRSLIKAFTLSASIAAMGLSWSIQAAETIKVGILHSLSGTMAISETSLKDMALMTIEQINAKGGVNGKLLEPVVVDPASNWPLFAEKGRQLLTQDKVAVVFGCWTSVSRKSVLPVFEELNGLLFYPVQYEGEEMSPNVFYTGAAPNQQAIPAVEYLMSEDGGAAKRYFLLGTDYVYPRTTNKILRAFLHSKGVADKDIEELYTPFGHSDYQTIVANIKKFSAGGKTAVISTVNGDSNVPFYKELANQGLKATDVPVVAFSVGEEELRGIDTKPLVGHLAAWNYFESVDNPVNSQFVADWKAYAKAKNLPGADKAVTNDPMEATYVGIHMWAQAVEKAKSTDVDKVREALAGQTFKAPSGYTLTMDKSNHHLHKPVMIGEIQDDGQFSVVWETEQPLRAQPWSPFIPGNDKRPDYAVKGN; from the coding sequence ATGAAGCGTCGCAGTCTGATCAAGGCCTTTACCCTCAGCGCGTCCATCGCGGCGATGGGCCTGAGCTGGAGCATCCAGGCCGCCGAGACCATCAAGGTCGGCATCCTGCATTCGCTGTCGGGGACCATGGCGATTTCCGAGACTTCGCTCAAGGACATGGCCCTGATGACCATCGAGCAGATCAACGCCAAGGGCGGGGTCAACGGCAAGCTGCTGGAACCGGTGGTGGTCGACCCGGCGTCGAACTGGCCGCTGTTCGCCGAAAAGGGCCGCCAGTTGCTGACCCAGGACAAGGTCGCGGTGGTGTTCGGCTGCTGGACCTCGGTGTCGCGCAAGTCGGTGCTGCCGGTGTTCGAAGAGCTCAACGGTCTGCTGTTCTACCCGGTGCAGTACGAAGGCGAAGAGATGTCGCCGAACGTCTTCTACACCGGTGCCGCGCCCAACCAGCAGGCGATCCCGGCAGTGGAGTACCTGATGAGCGAAGACGGCGGCGCCGCCAAGCGCTACTTCCTGCTCGGTACCGACTACGTCTACCCGCGCACCACCAACAAGATTTTGCGCGCCTTCCTGCACAGCAAGGGCGTGGCCGACAAGGACATCGAAGAGCTGTACACGCCGTTCGGCCACAGCGACTACCAGACCATCGTCGCCAACATCAAGAAGTTCTCTGCTGGCGGCAAGACCGCAGTGATCTCCACGGTCAACGGCGACTCCAACGTGCCGTTCTACAAGGAGCTGGCCAACCAGGGCCTCAAAGCCACCGACGTGCCGGTGGTGGCCTTCTCGGTAGGCGAGGAAGAACTGCGTGGCATCGACACCAAGCCGCTGGTGGGACACCTGGCGGCGTGGAACTACTTCGAATCGGTGGATAACCCGGTCAACAGCCAGTTCGTCGCCGACTGGAAAGCCTACGCCAAGGCCAAAAACCTGCCGGGCGCCGACAAGGCGGTGACCAACGACCCGATGGAGGCCACCTACGTCGGCATCCACATGTGGGCCCAGGCGGTCGAGAAAGCCAAGTCCACCGATGTCGACAAAGTCCGCGAAGCCCTGGCCGGGCAGACCTTCAAGGCGCCATCGGGCTACACCCTGACCATGGACAAGAGCAACCACCACCTGCACAAGCCGGTAATGATCGGCGAGATCCAGGATGACGGCCAGTTCAGTGTGGTCTGGGAAACCGAGCAACCGCTGCGAGCGCAGCCGTGGAGCCCGTTCATTCCAGGTAACGACAAGCGGCCGGATTATGCGGTGAAGGGCAACTGA
- the urtB gene encoding urea ABC transporter permease subunit UrtB — MSKALLCLFLSLLLLPLTAQASDANYFIAAKANEQARLLQDWAAQPDPARLELLSALQQGRIAAGDTRKLRLNNRLRGLVDNALASHQLLSADSTVRLAAAQQLQKSAQPAQVAFLDRRFASEADAAVHAALGLALANLQLVDSDPAVRLAAVRLLGETGDPMARTRLEALLTPGVENNAGVRTAAETSLAQVKRKLLFGELLGQAFSGLSLGSILLLAALGLAITFGLLGVINMAHGEMLMLGAYATYVVQILVQRYAPGAIEFYPLIALPVAFAVSAGVGMLLERTVIRHLYGRPLETLLATWGISLILIQAIRLLFGAQNVEVANPAWLSGGLQVLPNLVLPYSRLVIIAFALFVVLLTWLLLNRTRLGLNVRAVTQNRNMAACCGVPTGRVDMLAFGLGSGIAGLGGVALSQIGNVGPDLGQSYIIDSFLVVVLGGVGQLAGSLWAAFGLGIANKLLEPQIGAVLGKILILALIILFIQKRPQGLFALKGRVID, encoded by the coding sequence ATGTCCAAGGCCCTCCTGTGCCTTTTCCTCAGCCTCCTGCTGTTGCCCCTGACTGCCCAGGCCAGCGACGCAAACTACTTCATCGCCGCCAAGGCCAATGAGCAGGCGCGCCTGCTCCAGGACTGGGCGGCGCAACCGGACCCGGCCCGTCTTGAGCTGCTAAGCGCCCTGCAACAAGGCCGCATCGCCGCCGGCGACACCCGCAAGCTGCGCCTGAACAACCGCCTGCGCGGGCTTGTGGATAACGCCCTGGCCAGCCATCAGTTGCTCAGCGCAGATAGCACAGTGCGCCTGGCGGCTGCCCAGCAACTGCAAAAAAGTGCGCAGCCGGCCCAGGTCGCCTTCCTCGACCGGCGCTTCGCCAGCGAAGCAGACGCCGCCGTGCATGCCGCCCTCGGCCTGGCCCTGGCCAACCTGCAACTGGTCGACAGCGACCCGGCGGTACGCCTGGCCGCGGTGCGCCTGCTCGGCGAAACCGGCGATCCCATGGCCCGCACGCGCCTGGAGGCCTTGCTCACACCCGGTGTCGAAAACAACGCCGGGGTGCGCACCGCCGCCGAAACCAGCCTGGCCCAGGTCAAGCGCAAGCTGTTGTTCGGCGAGTTGCTCGGCCAGGCCTTCAGCGGCCTGTCGCTAGGCTCGATTCTGCTGCTCGCGGCCTTGGGCCTGGCGATCACCTTCGGCCTGCTCGGGGTGATCAACATGGCCCACGGCGAGATGCTCATGCTCGGCGCCTACGCCACTTACGTGGTGCAGATACTGGTGCAGCGCTACGCCCCCGGGGCCATCGAGTTCTACCCGCTGATCGCCCTGCCGGTGGCCTTCGCTGTCAGCGCCGGGGTCGGCATGCTGCTGGAGCGCACGGTGATCCGCCACCTGTACGGGCGGCCGCTGGAAACCCTGCTGGCGACCTGGGGCATCAGCCTGATCCTGATCCAGGCCATCCGCCTGCTGTTCGGCGCGCAGAACGTCGAAGTGGCCAACCCGGCCTGGCTTTCCGGTGGCCTTCAGGTGCTGCCTAACCTGGTGCTGCCCTACAGCCGCCTGGTGATCATCGCCTTCGCCCTGTTCGTGGTGCTGCTGACCTGGTTGCTGCTCAACCGCACGCGCCTGGGCCTGAACGTGCGCGCGGTCACCCAGAACCGCAACATGGCCGCCTGCTGCGGGGTGCCCACCGGGCGGGTGGACATGCTCGCCTTTGGTCTCGGCTCGGGGATCGCCGGGCTCGGCGGCGTGGCCCTGAGCCAGATCGGCAACGTCGGTCCGGACCTGGGCCAGAGCTACATCATCGACTCGTTCCTGGTGGTGGTGCTCGGCGGCGTCGGCCAGTTGGCCGGCAGCCTCTGGGCGGCCTTCGGCCTGGGCATCGCCAACAAGCTGCTGGAGCCGCAGATTGGTGCGGTGCTCGGCAAGATCCTCATCCTTGCGCTGATCATTCTGTTCATCCAGAAACGCCCGCAAGGCCTCTTCGCGCTCAAGGGACGGGTAATCGACTGA
- the urtC gene encoding urea ABC transporter permease subunit UrtC codes for MNQPLLVSASQKAGPRWTLAIGAAVLLVLLALPVLSLLPAGHSLQVSAYTLTLVGKILCYAIVALALDLVWGYAGLLSLGHGLFFALGGYAMGMYLMREAAADGLPAFMTFLSWSELPWYWAGTQHFAWALCLVVLAPGLLALVFGFFAFRSRIKGVYFSIMTQALTFAGMLLFFRNETGFGGNNGFTNFRSILGFEITAQSTRAVLFLLTVALLVASLYLGWRLARSKFGRVLTALRDAENRLMFCGYDPRGFKLFVWVLSAVLCGLAGALYVPQVGIINPSEMSPTNSIEAAVWVALGGRGTLIGPLLGAGLVNGMKSWFTVAFPEYWLFCLGALFILVTLYLPRGVVGLLKKRGEQ; via the coding sequence ATGAACCAGCCTCTGCTTGTATCCGCCAGCCAGAAGGCCGGCCCGCGCTGGACCCTGGCCATCGGCGCCGCTGTGCTGCTGGTGCTGCTGGCCCTGCCCGTGTTGTCGCTGCTGCCCGCCGGGCACAGCCTGCAGGTCTCGGCCTACACACTGACCCTGGTCGGCAAGATCCTCTGCTACGCCATCGTCGCCCTGGCCCTGGACCTGGTCTGGGGCTACGCCGGGCTGCTGTCGCTGGGCCATGGCCTGTTCTTCGCCCTCGGCGGCTATGCCATGGGCATGTACCTGATGCGCGAAGCGGCCGCTGATGGCTTGCCGGCGTTCATGACCTTCCTGTCGTGGAGCGAGCTGCCCTGGTACTGGGCCGGCACCCAGCACTTTGCCTGGGCCCTGTGCCTGGTGGTGCTGGCGCCCGGCTTGCTGGCGCTGGTGTTCGGCTTTTTCGCCTTCCGCTCGCGGATCAAGGGCGTGTACTTCTCGATCATGACCCAGGCCCTGACCTTCGCCGGCATGCTGCTGTTCTTTCGCAACGAAACCGGCTTTGGCGGCAACAACGGCTTCACCAACTTTCGCAGCATCCTCGGCTTTGAAATCACTGCGCAAAGCACCCGCGCAGTATTGTTCCTGCTTACCGTCGCCTTGCTGGTGGCCAGCCTGTACCTGGGCTGGCGCCTGGCCCGGAGCAAGTTCGGCCGGGTATTGACCGCGCTGCGCGATGCCGAGAACCGGCTGATGTTCTGCGGCTACGACCCGCGTGGTTTCAAGCTGTTCGTCTGGGTCTTGAGTGCGGTGCTGTGCGGCCTGGCCGGGGCCCTGTACGTGCCGCAAGTAGGCATCATCAACCCCAGCGAAATGTCGCCGACCAACTCCATCGAAGCTGCGGTGTGGGTGGCCCTCGGCGGGCGCGGCACGCTGATCGGGCCGCTGCTGGGCGCCGGGCTGGTCAACGGCATGAAAAGCTGGTTCACCGTGGCCTTTCCCGAGTACTGGCTGTTCTGCCTGGGTGCGCTGTTCATCCTGGTGACCCTGTACCTGCCACGGGGCGTGGTCGGTCTGCTGAAGAAAAGGGGCGAACAATGA
- the urtD gene encoding urea ABC transporter ATP-binding protein UrtD: MLEPILDAGSGRDAIGLGQRRGEGLDVRHGTVLTLEDINVSFDGFKALNSLNLYIGVGELRCIIGPNGAGKTTLMDVITGKTRPTSGKAWFGDTLDLTRMSEVQIAQAGIGRKFQKPTVFEALSVFENLELAQKADKSVLASLVARLSGEQRDRIDEILQTIRLSGSAQRQAGLLSHGQKQFLEIGMLLMQDPQLLLLDEPVAGMTDAETEFTAELFKRLAGKHSLMVVEHDMGFVGSIADHVTVLHQGSVLAEGSLEQVQADDRVIEVYLGR, translated from the coding sequence ATGCTTGAACCGATCCTCGACGCCGGCAGCGGCCGCGATGCCATCGGCCTTGGCCAGCGCCGCGGCGAAGGCCTGGACGTGCGTCACGGCACGGTGCTGACCCTGGAAGACATCAACGTCAGCTTCGACGGCTTCAAGGCGCTCAACAGCCTCAACCTGTACATCGGCGTCGGTGAACTGCGCTGCATCATCGGCCCCAACGGCGCTGGCAAGACCACGCTGATGGACGTGATCACCGGCAAGACCCGCCCCACCAGCGGCAAGGCCTGGTTCGGCGACACCCTGGACCTGACGCGCATGAGCGAAGTGCAGATCGCCCAGGCCGGGATCGGCCGCAAGTTCCAGAAGCCGACAGTGTTCGAGGCGCTGAGCGTGTTCGAGAACCTGGAGCTGGCGCAGAAGGCCGACAAGTCGGTGCTGGCCAGCCTGGTTGCGCGCTTGAGCGGCGAGCAGCGCGACCGTATCGACGAGATCCTGCAGACCATTCGCCTGAGCGGCTCGGCCCAGCGCCAGGCCGGGTTGCTCTCCCATGGCCAGAAGCAGTTCCTCGAGATCGGCATGCTGCTCATGCAAGACCCGCAATTGCTGCTGCTCGATGAGCCGGTGGCGGGCATGACCGATGCTGAAACCGAGTTCACCGCCGAACTGTTCAAGCGCCTGGCCGGCAAGCATTCGCTGATGGTGGTCGAGCACGACATGGGCTTTGTCGGCAGCATCGCCGACCACGTCACCGTGCTGCACCAGGGCAGTGTGCTGGCCGAAGGCTCGCTGGAGCAGGTACAGGCGGATGACCGGGTAATCGAGGTTTATCTGGGGCGATGA